The following coding sequences lie in one Phragmites australis chromosome 8, lpPhrAust1.1, whole genome shotgun sequence genomic window:
- the LOC133926843 gene encoding protein PLASTID MOVEMENT IMPAIRED 1-like has product MVEDEKSTNQILQALDALSHTLYQARANRRTTSLALPRSAADGDDAGGADADVAEARPRPRRRLSLMSPFRSRPKLDKNENDDDGEEEDDNAAPFKSQGFAAVTTEAEVADGEKKGIWSWGPIRALSHIGMQRMGCLFSVEVVAAQGLPPSMNGLRLAVAVRKKETRDGAVQTMPARVQQGAADFDETLFVRCHLYRSGGGTTGKPLSFEPRPFLLSVVAVDAPELDLGRSAVDLGLFAKEFTDKCQQGECVRQWDMAFPLAGKAKGGELVLKLAFQSIDDWGAGLYTQPAGEDKTSSSSSLSSFARKLSKSSFSIMLTPKMTRTAPSLTPKMGVPSPDLKDIDNFKLDEPTPAAEAVKEEEVKEEQQKEPEREAEDAESDDSELPEFDVIDKGIEGQEEKDELKEEAEAEKGAEEEEDSSAAGEVIKEAITNQMKALEPTMLGDASEAVTESVEPPEDEEVEPDANEEEVTRESLQVPEQGEDKDAAAKSSPPRIGWRTIAILVTPIAVFVSKTLVTMR; this is encoded by the coding sequence ATGGTTGAGGACGAGAAGTCCACCAACCAAATCCTCCAGGCGCTCGACGCGCTCAGTCACACGCTCTACCAAGCACGCGCTAACCGCCGCACCACCTCCCTCGCACTCCCTCGCTCGGCCGCCGACGGCGATGATGCCGGTGGCGCAGACGCTGACGTGGCTGAGGCGCGCCCGCGGCCCCGGCGCCGCTTGTCCCTGATGTCACCGTTCCGGTCGAGGCCTAAGTTGGACAAGAATGAGAATGACGacgacggggaggaggaggacgacaacGCGGCGCCGTTCAAGAGCCAAGGCTTCGCCGCGGTGACCACGGAGGCAGAAGTGGCGGACGGAGAAAAGAAGGGGATATGGAGCTGGGGCCCGATCCGCGCGCTGTCGCACATCGGAATGCAGCGGATGGGCTGCCTCTTCTCCGTGGAGGTGGTGGCCGCGCAGGGCCTGCCGCCGTCTATGAACGGGCTCCGCCTCGCGGTGGCCGTGCGCAAGAAGGAGACGCGCGACGGCGCCGTGCAGACCATGCCGGCCCGCGTGCAGCAGGGCGCCGCCGACTTCGACGAGACGCTCTTCGTCCGGTGCCACCTTTACCGCAGTGGCGGCGGCACCACGGGCAAGCCGCTCAGCTTCGAGCCCCGGCCGTTCCTCCTATCGGTGGTCGCAGTGGACGCGCCGGAGCTCGATCTCGGCCGGAGCGCCGTGGACTTGGGCTTGTTTGCGAAGGAGTTCACGGACAAGTGTCAGCAAGGGGAGTGCGTCCGGCAATGGGACATGGCGTTCCCGCTCGCTGGGAAGGCGAAGGGCGGCGAGCTCGTCCTCAAGCTGGCGTTCCAGAGCATCGACGACTGGGGCGCCGGGTTGTACACCCAACCAGCTGGAGAAGACAAGACTAGCTCCTCTTCGTCGCTGTCCTCGTTTGCACGGAAGCTCAGCAAGTCGTCGTTTAGCATCATGCTGACCCCGAAGATGACTCGCACGGCGCCGTCACTGACGCCGAAGATGGGCGTGCCGTCTCCGGACTTGAAGGACATTGACAACTTCAAGCTTGACGAACCCACCCCAGCGGCCGAGGCCGTCAAGGAGGAAGAGGTCAAGGAGGAGCAACAGAAAGAGCCAGAGCGTGAGGCCGAGGACGCAGAATCCGATGACTCGGAGCTCCCAGAGTTCGACGTCATCGACAAGGGCATCGAGGGACAAGAAGAGAAGGATGAACTAAAAGAAGAGGCTGAAGCAGAGAAAGGagccgaggaagaggaggattCGTCGGCTGCCGGCGAGGTGATCAAGGAGGCGATTACCAACCAGATGAAGGCCCTCGAGCCGACAATGCTCGGCGACGCGTCGGAAGCGGTCACAGAGTCGGTGGAGCCGCCGGAGGACGAGGAGGTAGAACCGGACGCCAACGAGGAGGAAGTGACCCGGGAGTCCTTGCAGGTGCCGGAACAAGGAGAAGACAAGGACGCGGCCGCCAAGTCCTCACCGCCTCGAATTGGGTGGCGAACTATTGCCATCCTTGTCACCCCCATAGCAGTCTTCGTAAGCAAAACTCTTGTCACAATGCGCTGA